The Burkholderia mayonis DNA window GCGCGGTTCGATACGTTGAGCCACGCGTCGGCCGCGCGCTCGCGCCATCGCGCGAAACCGAAACCGTCGGCAGGCTTCGCGCCCGGCGCGCCGCCCGCCGCGCCCGCGGCGGACGCAGACGCGGCCGCACGCGTCGACTCGCCCGCGAGCGGCGCCTTCGGCTGCGCGCCCGGGCGCGCGCCGGGCTCGAGCCGGCTGTCGATGTAGCGCGCCGCATGCGCGCGCTCCTTGGTCGCCTCGCCGCGCCGCCACAGCGCGAGCGCCGCCGCCGCGCACAAGAGCGCGAGGGCGAGCGCGAAGAGCGCCGCGCTAGACATTGAAGCCCCCGCCGCGGCCGAACGGCTCGCCGCCGCGGCCGCCGCCCGCGAGCATCTGCCTGAAGCGCGCGAGCTTCGGCGAATGCGGATGGATGCCGAGCGATTCCCACGCGTCGATCTCGTCGCCGTCCGCGTTCACGCGCGGCTCGTAGCGATAGAGCTCCTGCGTCGCGATGATGTTGTCCGACAGTCCCGTCACTTCGGTGACCGACAGGATCCGCCGCCGCCCGTTCGACAGCCGCCCGATCTGCACGATGAAGTCGACTGCGTTGGAGATCTGCCGGCGCAGGCTCGATTCGGTGCCCTGGAAGCCTGCGAAGCCGGCGAGCATTTCGAGGCGGTACAGGCATTCGCGCGGCGAGCTCGCATGGATCGTGCCCATCGAGCCGTCGTGGCCGGTATTCATCGCCTGCATCATCTCGAGCACTTCGCCGCCGCGCACTTCGCCGACGATGATCCGGTCCGGCCGCATCCGCAGCGTGTTGCGCAGAAGGTCGCGGATCGACACGACGCCCGTGCCGTCGAAGCCGCCCGGCCGGCTCTCGAGCCGCACGACGTGCGGATGGTTGAGCGACAGCTCGGCCGTATCCTCGATCGTGACGACGCGCTCGGCTTCGGGAATGTGGAACGCGAGCGCGTTCAGAAGCGACGTCTTGCCGGAGCTCGTGCCGCCCGACACGAGGATGTTGCAGCGCGCGGCGACCGCGGCCTCGAGCAGCGTGGCGATCTCGTCGTCGAACGTGCCGTTCGCGAGCAGATCGGCGGGCTTGAGCGGATCCTTGCGGAACTTGCGGATCGACACGACCGGGCCGTCGATCGACAGCGGCTCGATCACGACGTTCACGCGCCCGCCGTCCGGCAGCCGCGCGTCGACCATCGGGTTCGATTCATCGAGACGGCGGCCGATCGGCGCGAGGATGCGCCGCACGATCCGCAGCAGATGTGCGTTGTCGGTGAAGCGCACCGGCAGCTTCGTCAGGATCCCGTGCTTCGACACGTACACGTCGCTGTAGCCGTTGATCAGGATGTCTTCGACGTGCGGATCGGCAAGCAGGTCCTCGATCGGCCCGAAGCCCGCGAGCTCCTTCGTCAGCGCCTCCGCGATCGCCCGCACTTCGTTTTCGTTGAGCGGAATGCGGCGCAGCCGCACGAAGCTGTCGATCTCGAGATCGACGAACTGGTTGATCGCCTGCCGCGACCAGCGTCCGAACTCCGCGCCCAGCTCCTCGATGCGCGTCAGCAGATGCTCGTGCGCAGCGTTCTTGATGTCGTGAAACTGCTGCGTTTGCGAGAACGGCGTCGCCCCGTCGGCAAATTGAATGTCGTGTGCCATCTCTTACGACCGCTTGGAGGTGGGTTGAATGAAGCGCTTGAGCGCGGAAAGACCGCTCGCCGTGCGCGACGCGGCGGCCCCCGTGCCACCCGTCACGCGTTCGACGAGCGGCTCGAGCGCGCGCACGTACGGGTCGCGCTCGGCAACGTCGACGATCAGCTTGCCCTGATTGGCCGCATGCCCGATCGGCACGCGCCGCGACGGCAAGGTCACGGCGAGCGAGAGGCCGAGGCGCTCGGCGATCTGCGCGGGCGACAGGCCGAGCGCCGGATCGTACTGGTTGACGACGAGACGCACGTTGCCCGTGTCGACGCCCGCGTCGCGCAGCGAATCGAGCAGCTCGACCGCCGACACGACGGATGCGACGCCCTGGTCGCACAGGAGCCACGATTCGTCGACCGCGCACGCGGTCTGCGCGACGAAGTCGCGGTTCGAGAAGCCGCCCAGGTCGATGATCTGATAGTCGAAGAACGCGCGCAGACGGTTCAGCAGTCCGACGCAAGACGCGTACGACACGTCGCGCAGCCCGGCGAGATTCGGCGGCAGCGACGTCAGCGCGACGCCGCTCGAATGGCGCGCGAGCGCAGTGTTGACGAAGGTCCGGTCGAAGCGGCGCAGGTTGCGCACCGCCTCGACGAAGTCGAATTCACAGCGCGTGTTCAGGTACAGCGCGCCGTCGCCTGCCGGCAGCCCGAGATCGACGAGCGCCGTCTGCCGTCCCTGCGCGGCCGAGCGCTTCTGCAGCAGCACCGACAGGTTCGCGGCGAGCGTGCTTGCCCCCATCCCGGCGCGCGCGCCGAGAAGCGCGATCAGCTTGCCGTGGCGGCTCGGCTGTTCGCCGACGTGATCGAGGAGCCCGCGCGTGATCCGCAGCGCGTCCTCGGCGGGTGCGGAGAAGTCGACGAAGTCGTGCACGCCCGCGCGCAGCGCAGCGAGCGCGCTCTCCGGCTCCGCGATCGACCCGAGCGCGACGATCGGCAGTCCAGGATGCGACAGGCGCACCGCGGCCGCGGCGGCGCTCGCCGCCTGCGCATGGCCGCCCGAGAAGTCGACGAAGACGAGCACCGGATTGAGCCCGGCGATCCGCTGCGCGAGCGCCGTCGGTTCGAGCGGCGCAGCCTCGACGGCGCCCGCCGAGACGAGCGTCTGCGCGAGCCAGTCCACGTGTTCGCCAAGCGGCGACGCGCAGACGAAGTAGTCGGTGACGGCAGGCTCAGCCAAAGATTGTGCTCTCGCGTTCATGTTGAAGCGTTCCGGTTGCGCGCCGTGTCGCGGCGCTCGCGCTGTCGATGCGGCACGCGCTCATTTCGAGAACCCCGGTCCTGCGTCCGGCGACAGCGCGCCGCCGAGATACGACCGCCATACGGGCCCGTCGCGCTGCTCGGACAGCTCGCCGGGCGTCGCGGGCAGCGACGCGTTCTTCGCGATCGGCGCGACGAGATGCGGCGTCGCGATGATCACGAGTTCCTTGTCGTTCTGCTGATAACTGAGGTGCTTGAAGAACGTGCCGATGACCGGCAGATCGCCGAGGAACGGCACCTTGTCGACGTTCGACGTCGTCTCGCGATCGATCAGGCCGCCGATCACGAAGCTCTCGCCGTCGCCGAGCTCGACCGTCGTGTCCGCGCGGCGCGTCGTGAGCGCGGGCACCGTCACGCCGTTGATCGTGATCGAATGGACGAAGTCGAGCTGACTCGATTCCGGCGCGACCTTGAGCGCGATCCGGCGCGGGCTCAGCACGGTCGGCGTCAGCGTGAGGCCGACGCCGTACGGCTTCCAATCGATCGAGATCGTGCCGAGCGACTGCGGCACCGGCACCGGAATCTCGCCGCCCGCGAGAAAGCTCGCGCTTTGCCCGGACAGCGCGACGAGCGTCGGCTGCGCGAGCACGCGCGCGAGGTTGTTCGCCTCGAGGATCGACAGGTCGGCGAAAAGGCCGCGCGTCGCCGAGCCGACGACGAGATTGAACGCGGACGCGATCGGAATGTTCGCGGACACCGACATCGACGGCGTCCCGCCGCCCGTCACCGACGCAAGGCCGCTCGGCGCGAACGAGCCGAACGTGAAGCCGTTGTTCTGCTTGAAGAAGTTGAGGCCCGCCTGCTTGAGCACCGAGCGGCTGAATTCGACGACGCGCACGTCGACCTGCACGACGTTCTTGCCGCCGACCGTCGACGCGTCGACGACGCCGCCGTCCTTGCCCGCCATCCCCTTGCCGAGCGCGAGCGCGCGCGCATGCGCGTCGAGCGTCGCGGCCGAGCCGGACATGACCGCCGTGCCGCCGTACGCCTTCACGCTCGGCGAGCCGCCGTCGAGCAGCGCACGCGCGGCGCCGCTCACGACGTTGACCGTGTAGACGGCCGGCTCGTCGCGGCCTCGCTCCCACACCATCAGGCTCGTCGAGCCGGCCGCCTTCGCGACGAGCAGCACGCTTCCTCGCCCGCCCTTCGCGACGAGCACGTCGGCGACGCTCGGATCGCCGACCGCGACCCGCTGCACGTTGCGGCCGACGGAAATCTGCCGCTGCGCGCCCGTCGCGAGCTCGATCGCCCCCATCTCCGCCGCCCGCGCGGCGAACGACAGCAACACGCCGAACGCCATCGCCAATGCAATCAGTCTATTTTTCATCGTGTCGGAAACCGGCGCGAGCCG harbors:
- a CDS encoding type II and III secretion system protein family protein, which gives rise to MKNRLIALAMAFGVLLSFAARAAEMGAIELATGAQRQISVGRNVQRVAVGDPSVADVLVAKGGRGSVLLVAKAAGSTSLMVWERGRDEPAVYTVNVVSGAARALLDGGSPSVKAYGGTAVMSGSAATLDAHARALALGKGMAGKDGGVVDASTVGGKNVVQVDVRVVEFSRSVLKQAGLNFFKQNNGFTFGSFAPSGLASVTGGGTPSMSVSANIPIASAFNLVVGSATRGLFADLSILEANNLARVLAQPTLVALSGQSASFLAGGEIPVPVPQSLGTISIDWKPYGVGLTLTPTVLSPRRIALKVAPESSQLDFVHSITINGVTVPALTTRRADTTVELGDGESFVIGGLIDRETTSNVDKVPFLGDLPVIGTFFKHLSYQQNDKELVIIATPHLVAPIAKNASLPATPGELSEQRDGPVWRSYLGGALSPDAGPGFSK
- a CDS encoding CpaF family protein; this translates as MAHDIQFADGATPFSQTQQFHDIKNAAHEHLLTRIEELGAEFGRWSRQAINQFVDLEIDSFVRLRRIPLNENEVRAIAEALTKELAGFGPIEDLLADPHVEDILINGYSDVYVSKHGILTKLPVRFTDNAHLLRIVRRILAPIGRRLDESNPMVDARLPDGGRVNVVIEPLSIDGPVVSIRKFRKDPLKPADLLANGTFDDEIATLLEAAVAARCNILVSGGTSSGKTSLLNALAFHIPEAERVVTIEDTAELSLNHPHVVRLESRPGGFDGTGVVSIRDLLRNTLRMRPDRIIVGEVRGGEVLEMMQAMNTGHDGSMGTIHASSPRECLYRLEMLAGFAGFQGTESSLRRQISNAVDFIVQIGRLSNGRRRILSVTEVTGLSDNIIATQELYRYEPRVNADGDEIDAWESLGIHPHSPKLARFRQMLAGGGRGGEPFGRGGGFNV
- a CDS encoding fimbrial protein gives rise to the protein MNARAQSLAEPAVTDYFVCASPLGEHVDWLAQTLVSAGAVEAAPLEPTALAQRIAGLNPVLVFVDFSGGHAQAASAAAAAVRLSHPGLPIVALGSIAEPESALAALRAGVHDFVDFSAPAEDALRITRGLLDHVGEQPSRHGKLIALLGARAGMGASTLAANLSVLLQKRSAAQGRQTALVDLGLPAGDGALYLNTRCEFDFVEAVRNLRRFDRTFVNTALARHSSGVALTSLPPNLAGLRDVSYASCVGLLNRLRAFFDYQIIDLGGFSNRDFVAQTACAVDESWLLCDQGVASVVSAVELLDSLRDAGVDTGNVRLVVNQYDPALGLSPAQIAERLGLSLAVTLPSRRVPIGHAANQGKLIVDVAERDPYVRALEPLVERVTGGTGAAASRTASGLSALKRFIQPTSKRS